The proteins below are encoded in one region of Styela clava chromosome 4, kaStyClav1.hap1.2, whole genome shotgun sequence:
- the LOC120325953 gene encoding lysosomal cobalamin transporter ABCD4-like codes for MASNRSNFGILFFKRQWRLFGIMFDNIKSASSIMFIFLFVLSMALQVIIYEAGLVPSMYFEVLGAKDQDAFKSVAIYSMEIIIINALMKSTVTYLSQLLYVKWRGMLCSHIHTRYFTANNYYKLNVLKPSLDNIDQRIVRDVNLSCQEWSTLMSRLLVIPFTIAYYSYQCFISTTYLGPIFIYVYFICGTIINRFLMSPVVRTTITREKHEGDFRFQHLQVRVNAESMAFYQAEQIENYKSNNRLQSLLGIQRTLYGWSFWLNSSVNIFDYVGGILSYLIIAIPIFGGEYDDLAPEELSALISRNAFVCIYLIYSFSQLFDMSRVVSDIAGHTHRLGELLEEIDENEFSVEKQTDKEDNDQYHSFTNIGYQESEESEYTDNSDASDLEKIIERSQKDDICFQLTNVTYATPDGSSDLLENFSLKISAGKNLLVTGETGCGKTSLFRILSKLWEPRNGTVNRLCDIGRRGVMFLPQKPLCTDGTIKQLVTYPSMDGYSGYSLSIDHERIMNILDEVELTDLYVRMGGVEEREEVNWADKLSPGEMQRITFARLFYHEPKFAVLDEPTSALNVEMADMLFELCKEKNITCITAGHSDLLLKHHDIRLHLNGDGTWKHSTLL; via the exons ATGGCTTCCAATAGATCAAACTTTGGGATTCTGTTTTTCAAACGTCAGTGGAGACTATTCGGTATCATGTTTGATAATATCAAATCAGCTTCATCAATCATgtttatttttctgtttgtcTTGTCAATGGCAT TGCAAGTTATCATCTATGAAGCTGGTCTTGTACCATCAATGTATTTTGAAGTTCTTGGTGCTAAAGACCAAGATGCTTTCAAAAGTGTTGCAATCTATTCAATGGAAATTATCATCATTAACGCTTTG aTGAAGAGTACTGTGACCTACCTTTCTCAACTGTTGTATGTAAAATGGAGGGGGATGCTATGTAGTCATATACATACAAGATACTTTACTGCAAACAACTATTATAAACTGAATGTGTTGAAACCTTCTCTCGATAATAT AGATCAAAGAATTGTTCGTGATGTAAATTTGTCATGTCAAGAATGGAGTACACTGATGTCTCGTCTTCTTGTTATACCATTCACTATTGCATACTATTCTTACCAATGCTTTATCAGCACCACTTATCTTGGACCAATATTTATctatgtatattttatatgtggAACAATTATCAATAGATTTCTTATGTCTCCTGTTGTTAGGACTACTATAACCAGAGAGAAGCATGAAGGAGACTTCAG ATTTCAACATTTGCAAGTGAGAGTGAATGCTGAATCAATGGCATTCTATCAAGCTGAACAAATTGAGAATTATAAAAGTAATAATAG attgCAGTCTTTACTCGGTATACAACGAACATTGTATGGATGGTCTTTCTGGTTGAATTCATCGgtcaatatatttgattatGTTGGTGGAATCTTGAGTTATCTTATTATTGCAATACCAATATTTGGTGGAGAATATGATGATCTTGCTCCTGAAGAATTGAGCGCTCTGATTAGTAGA aatgccTTCGTTTGTATATATCTCATTTAttctttttctcaacttttcgATATGTCAAGAGTTGTGAGTGATATTGCTGGGCATACACACAG ACTTGGAGAATTACTTGAAGAAATTGATGAGAATGAATTTTCAGTAGAAAAACAAACAGATAAGGAAGATAATGATCAATATCATTCTTTCACAAATATTGGATATCAAGAAAGTGAAGAGTCTGA ATATACTGACAACTCTGATGCTAGTGATTTGGAGAAAATTATCGAGAGGTCACAGAAAGATGATATTTGTTTTCAGTTAACTAAC GTAACCTATGCAACACCGGATGGCAGCAGTGATTTGCTTGAAAATTTTAGTCTAAAAATTTCTGCTGGTAAAAATTTGCTTGTAACTGGAGAAACTGGGTGTGGAAAAACATCACTTTTCAGAATTTTATCCAAGTTGTGGGAACCGCGAAATGGTACTGTTAATAGATTGTGTGATATCGGTAGAAGAGGAGTTATGTTTTTACCTCAAAAACCACTGTGTACAGATGGAACAATAAAGCAATTG GTGACATATCCAAGTATGGATGGATATTCTGGCTATTCATTGTCTATCGATCATGAGAGAATTATGAATATATTGGATGAAGTGGAGCTGACTGATTTATATGTTAGAATGGGCGGAGTCGAGGAGAG GGAGGAGGTTAATTGGGCAGATAAACTCTCTCCTGGAGAAATGCAGAGGATTACTTTTGCTCGATTATTTTATCATGAACCAAAATTTGCAG TCTTAGATGAGCCTACAAGTGCTCTTAATGTTGAAATGGCGGACATGTTATTTGAGCTTtgcaaagagaaaaatataactTGTATCACTGCAGGACATAGTGATCTGCTGTTGAAG CATCATGATATAAGACTTCATTTGAATGGTGATGGAACATGGAAACACTCAACTTTGCTTTGA
- the LOC120325955 gene encoding ankyrin repeat domain-containing protein 40-like — MEDQNEELLRESACIGNLDEIDNLLSAGVDINSKNGVNGWTALHWASKRGHLQAVKKLMDCGADKTIQNGDGQIPADLTSNNSVRAVLGAPPVEGRDSNNEKSSFKPNYLANPEFLYTKSNHVDISDASKDTHLGHQGFIFQPSHVTCTVGTQWSPAGLVINPDYIILCVRLANMLKSNSDFTEVAIDRKAAPSLEKLAEILCDSIDLGIKPEHVHKIRKLPHTVLRSDKDVLRLTDYQTLEVVLQPHILHPIDGAIVASESAFGQQPDTKYLKEQVSKLVY, encoded by the coding sequence ATGGAAgatcaaaatgaagaattacTGAGAGAATCTGCTTGTATTGGTAATTTAGATGAGATAGATAATCTGCTGTCGGCGGGCGTTGACATAAATTCGAAAAATGGAGTGAATGGATGGACAGCACTACACTGGGCATCGAAACGAGGTCATCTTCAGGCCGTGAAAAAGCTGATGGATTGTGGGGCAGATAAAACAATACAAAACGGAGACGGGCAAATTCCAGCAGACTTGACATCAAATAACAGCGTCAGAGCAGTTTTAGGAGCACCCCCAGTAGAAGGCAGAGACAGTAATAACGAGAAATCATCATTTAAACCAAATTATCTAGCTAATCCAGAATTCTTGTACACAAAATCAAATCATGTCGATATAAGTGATGCATCAAAAGATACTCACCTCGGTCACCAAGGCTTTATATTTCAGCCTTCTCACGTTACCTGCACAGTTGGAACCCAATGGTCACCAGCAGGACTAGTAATTAACCCGGATTATATCATTCTCTGTGTCCGACTGGCAAACATGCTGAAAAGCAATAGTGATTTCACAGAGGTTGCTATAGATCGAAAGGCTGCTCCCTCTTTGGAAAAGCTAGCAGAGATTTTATGTGACAGCATAGACCTGGGAATAAAACCGGAACATGTCCATAAGATCAGAAAATTACCTCACACCGTGCTGAGGAGTGATAAAGACGTTTTGAGACTGACAGACTATCAAACTTTGGAGGTAGTCTTGCAGCCACATATACTACATCCTATCGATGGTGCAATTGTTGCAAGCGAGAGTGCCTTCGGTCAACAACCagatacaaaatatttaaaagaacaAGTCTCAAAACTTGTGTATTAG
- the LOC120326295 gene encoding uncharacterized protein LOC120326295 isoform X2, whose product MPSRRQRFVDSSSSENSPPQNPSRRRLPSPPAGILRGSRHVTIMDPLSITRRVDRIADNLEDTSRNLESMDSRLSDFKDVHDDSMSALSKLKNDLEGSINKLRYEREKRAAARETRSLHQSDFTSSRGTRPRPASSLGFERTSRTTAGPSDHLNESVRDLRGRVSELVANQSRMDDELQYRSELGSRKALKEVNGNGLGDSAADRVERRLKQLENELVSERENAARFATDATRDLLRKSQAKNQDDEVVLRNQLLQAEAGKRAMETDMDSMRRRLEQSEGGREALMGQIADLRNQISKSEKSKLDLEQQVREQLTAQQVLREKEADERRLLASSQRYNDEKRKQEEEIADLRSALKHSVGVVQLDEMRKNLEKSERQRQQLSDHIEVLTKDLEKKDQSQARLLNQLHETQRTVQDTERDREKLSTQLEDALLKLQDYGRDTEKYMNELKKVERLHDDAEKEKDELRNQAQDTFRQWKAKCKKLEKENERLHDNVEQQVSKNEELVKENQTTKSQMNAVYQQNEALRKEMDDLISKRADLEERLQRRDTEISKSDDEMREMNKKIEESNQIIASLEDEVRQRNDRIAVIKEDLRRSQEETKAIQSLYETLKSQTTNMQKEIRELSIQKAELTSKLDAENTNRRTCQKRTEEAEKQMEAMRLELSALHKQLDIERETHKKEISKLRAQMHHNESLNADNMQKLNKKISDERDFLEREIHGINVEANESKAARRDAERKMLRSQEELQTCMKKNITLQNEIDKFREKYVNAKTRFEDKNEEVSKTSAELRKLEDDLIFARDRVKKMEQDLEAVQTALTQDIEDLSSALHQDDTALLLRRSMNDSDGICSLNDVHTWLSSMRHKIGVIKKEIYDRENEREKLMENINVSKTQMKEVCRTMEDDRRMLMAEATEQNKLVDVLSREKTSLLLENKEARRIVQELEDRVSNLTIDVETESMKERERIQERYAKYKNTIESLQNELRSSGDNNNNISMNDTNLSSSSFRLGGTSAPSPIRRVTIADAPPTIHGYSSYSRPLSSSPKQVPVKDRS is encoded by the exons atgccgAGTCGTCGCCAAAGATTTGTGGACTCTTCCTCTTCTGAAAACTCTCCTCCACAGAATCCATCTAGGAGAAGGTTACCATCTCCTCCTGCTGGGATTCTGCGTGGATCAAGACATGTCACAATCATGGATCCATTATCTATTACAAGAAGAGTTGATAGAATAGCGGACAACTTAGAAGATACATCAAGGAATTTAGAAAGCATGGATTCCAGACTTTCAGACTTCAAAGATGTTCATGATGATTCTATGTCAGCTTTATCCAAG ttgAAAAATGACCTGGAAGGATCAATAAACAAATTAAGATATGAAAGAGAAAAGAGAGCAGCAGCTCGTGAAACAAGAAGTCTTCATCAAAGTGATTTTACTTCTT CAAGGGGAACACGACCTAGACCAGCGAGTAGTCTTGGCTTTGAAAGAACATCTAGAACAACAGCTGGACCATCAGATCATCTCAATGAATCG GTTCGAGATTTGAGAGGAAGAGTGTCAGAGTTGGTTGCAAACCAATCAAGAATGGATGATGAATTACAATATCG TTCTGAATTGGGATCGCGAAAAGCATTAAAAGAAGTTAATGGAAATGGACTCGGTGATTCAGCAGCAGATCGTGTTGAACGTAGATTAAAACAATTAGAAAATGAGTTGGTCAGTGAAAGAGAGAATGCAGCTCGATTTGCTACTGATGCAACAAGGGATCTTTTAAGAAAAAGTCAAGCAAA gAATCAAGATGATGAAGTTGTTCTTCGCAACCAACTGTTACAAGCTGAAGCAGGGAAGAGAGCAATGGAAACTGATATGGATTCAATGAGAAGAAGATTAGAGCAATCAGAAGGAGGACGAGAAGCATTGATGGGACAGATTG CTGACCTtcgaaaccaaatttctaaatCAGAGAAAAGCAAATTGGATTTAGAACAACAAGTTCGTGAACAACTTACAGCGCAACAAGTATTAAGAGAGAAAGAAGCTGATGAAAGAAGACTATTAGCTT CATCACAAAGATATAATGATGAGAAACgaaaacaagaagaagaaattgCAGATTTAAGATCTGCTTTGAAACATTCTGTTGGTGTTGTGCAATTGGATGAAATGAGGAAAAATCTAGAGAAAAGTGAAAGACAAAGACAGCAATTGTCTGATCATATTGAA GTTTTAACTAAAGATTTAGAGAAGAAGGATCAATCTCAAGCTAGATTATTAAATCAATTACATGAAACACAGCGGACTGTTCAAGATACTGAACGAGATCGAGAAAAATTATCTACCCAACTTGAAGATGCCCTCCTAAAGCTTCAAGACTATGGAAG AGATACAGAGAAGTATatgaatgaattgaaaaaagttGAACGTCTCCATGACGATGCCGAAAAAGAAAAAGATGAATTAAGAAATCAAGCCCAAGATACTTTTCGACA GTGGAAGGCAAAATgtaagaaattggaaaaagaaaaCGAAAGGCTGCATGACAATGTGGAACAACAAGTTTCTAAAAATGAAGAATTGGTCAAGGAAAATCAGACGACTAAATCACAAATGAATGCAG tttACCAACAAAATGAAGCTTTGAGGAAGGAAATGGATGATTTAATT TCAAAACGAGCTGATTTGGAAGAGAGGTTGCAACGCAGAGACACTGAGATCTCAAAATCTGATGACGAAATGagagaaatgaataaaaaaatagaagaaTCGAATCAAATCATTGCAAGTTTAGAAGATGAAGTTAGACAAAGAAATGATAG AATCGCAGTTATAAAAGAAGATCTTCGAAGATCACAAGAAGAAACTAAAGCTATTCAGTCTTTATATGAAACTCTCAAATCACAAACTACTAATATGCAG AAAGAAATTCGTGAACTCAGTATTCAAAAAGCTGAACTTACATCAAAGTTAGATGCTGAAAATACAAACAGAAGAACTTGCCAGAAACGAACAGAAGAAGCAGAAAAACAAATGGAAGCAATGAGATTGGAATTGAGCGCACTTCATAAACAACTTGATATT GAAAGAGAAACTCACAAAAAAGAAATCAGCAAGTTACGAGCCCAAATGCATCATAATGAATCTTTGAATGCGGATAATATGCAGAAACTGAACAAGAAGATAAGTGATGAGAGAGATTTTCTAGAAAGAGAAATACATGGGATTAAT GTGGAAGCAAATGAGAGCAAAGCCGCTCGAAGAGACGCAGAAAGAAAAATGTTGAGATCTCAAGAGGAATTACAAACATGtatgaagaaaaatatcacattacagaatgaaattgataaatttcgagaaaaatatGTGAATGCTAAAACACGATTTGAAGATAAA AATGAAGAAGTTTCAAAAACATCAGCTGAACTTCGAAAGTTAGAAGATGATTTGATATTTGCGAGAGATCGTGTTAAAAAAATGGAACAAGATTTAGAAGCAGTACAG aCTGCTTTGACACAAGATATTGAAGACCTATCATCAGCATTACATCAAGATGATACCGCTCTATTATTAAGACGTTCAATGAATGATTCTGATGGAATTTGTTCACTCAATGATGTTCATACTTGGTTGTCTTCGATGAGG CATAAAATTGGTGTAATAAAGAAGGAGATATATGATAGAGAAAACGAAAGAGAAAAATTGATGGAAAATATCAATGTCAGCAAAACACAG ATGAAAGAAGTTTGTAGAACAATGGAAGATGACAGAAGAATGTTGATGGCAGAAGCAACTGAACAAAATAAACTTGTTGATGTTTTAAGCCGAGAAAAAACAT CTCTTCTTCTTGAGAATAAAGAAGCTCGCAGAATTGTTCAAGAATTAGAGGATCGTGTTTCTAATCTCACAATTGATGTTGAAACg GAGTCCATGAAGGAAAGAGAAAGAATACAAGAAAGATATGCAAA GTACAAAAACACAATAGAATCCTTACAAAATGAGTTACGATCATCTGGAGATAACAACAATAATATAAGTATGAATGATACGAATCTCAGTTCATCTTCTTTCCGACTTGGTGGTACCTCAGCTCCGTCCCCAATCAGAAGAGTAACGATAGCAGATGCTCCACCTACTATCCATGG CTATTCATCTTACTCAAGACCATTGAGTTCGTCACCAAAACAAGTTCCAGTAAAAGACAGAAGTTGA
- the LOC120326295 gene encoding uncharacterized protein LOC120326295 isoform X1, with protein sequence MPSRRQRFVDSSSSENSPPQNPSRRRLPSPPAGILRGSRHVTIMDPLSITRRVDRIADNLEDTSRNLESMDSRLSDFKDVHDDSMSALSKLKNDLEGSINKLRYEREKRAAARETRSLHQSDFTSSRGTRPRPASSLGFERTSRTTAGPSDHLNESVRDLRGRVSELVANQSRMDDELQYRSELGSRKALKEVNGNGLGDSAADRVERRLKQLENELVSERENAARFATDATRDLLRKSQAKNQDDEVVLRNQLLQAEAGKRAMETDMDSMRRRLEQSEGGREALMGQIADLRNQISKSEKSKLDLEQQVREQLTAQQVLREKEADERRLLASSQRYNDEKRKQEEEIADLRSALKHSVGVVQLDEMRKNLEKSERQRQQLSDHIEVLTKDLEKKDQSQARLLNQLHETQRTVQDTERDREKLSTQLEDALLKLQDYGRDTEKYMNELKKVERLHDDAEKEKDELRNQAQDTFRQWKAKCKKLEKENERLHDNVEQQVSKNEELVKENQTTKSQMNAVYQQNEALRKEMDDLISKRADLEERLQRRDTEISKSDDEMREMNKKIEESNQIIASLEDEVRQRNDRIAVIKEDLRRSQEETKAIQSLYETLKSQTTNMQKEIRELSIQKAELTSKLDAENTNRRTCQKRTEEAEKQMEAMRLELSALHKQLDIERETHKKEISKLRAQMHHNESLNADNMQKLNKKISDERDFLEREIHGINVEANESKAARRDAERKMLRSQEELQTCMKKNITLQNEIDKFREKYVNAKTRFEDKNEEVSKTSAELRKLEDDLIFARDRVKKMEQDLEAVQTALTQDIEDLSSALHQDDTALLLRRSMNDSDGICSLNDVHTWLSSMRHKIGVIKKEIYDRENEREKLMENINVSKTQMKEVCRTMEDDRRMLMAEATEQNKLVDVLSREKTSLLLENKEARRIVQELEDRVSNLTIDVETSKARAQEFIVREPPVKLSNSRDSKESMKERERIQERYAKYKNTIESLQNELRSSGDNNNNISMNDTNLSSSSFRLGGTSAPSPIRRVTIADAPPTIHGYSSYSRPLSSSPKQVPVKDRS encoded by the exons atgccgAGTCGTCGCCAAAGATTTGTGGACTCTTCCTCTTCTGAAAACTCTCCTCCACAGAATCCATCTAGGAGAAGGTTACCATCTCCTCCTGCTGGGATTCTGCGTGGATCAAGACATGTCACAATCATGGATCCATTATCTATTACAAGAAGAGTTGATAGAATAGCGGACAACTTAGAAGATACATCAAGGAATTTAGAAAGCATGGATTCCAGACTTTCAGACTTCAAAGATGTTCATGATGATTCTATGTCAGCTTTATCCAAG ttgAAAAATGACCTGGAAGGATCAATAAACAAATTAAGATATGAAAGAGAAAAGAGAGCAGCAGCTCGTGAAACAAGAAGTCTTCATCAAAGTGATTTTACTTCTT CAAGGGGAACACGACCTAGACCAGCGAGTAGTCTTGGCTTTGAAAGAACATCTAGAACAACAGCTGGACCATCAGATCATCTCAATGAATCG GTTCGAGATTTGAGAGGAAGAGTGTCAGAGTTGGTTGCAAACCAATCAAGAATGGATGATGAATTACAATATCG TTCTGAATTGGGATCGCGAAAAGCATTAAAAGAAGTTAATGGAAATGGACTCGGTGATTCAGCAGCAGATCGTGTTGAACGTAGATTAAAACAATTAGAAAATGAGTTGGTCAGTGAAAGAGAGAATGCAGCTCGATTTGCTACTGATGCAACAAGGGATCTTTTAAGAAAAAGTCAAGCAAA gAATCAAGATGATGAAGTTGTTCTTCGCAACCAACTGTTACAAGCTGAAGCAGGGAAGAGAGCAATGGAAACTGATATGGATTCAATGAGAAGAAGATTAGAGCAATCAGAAGGAGGACGAGAAGCATTGATGGGACAGATTG CTGACCTtcgaaaccaaatttctaaatCAGAGAAAAGCAAATTGGATTTAGAACAACAAGTTCGTGAACAACTTACAGCGCAACAAGTATTAAGAGAGAAAGAAGCTGATGAAAGAAGACTATTAGCTT CATCACAAAGATATAATGATGAGAAACgaaaacaagaagaagaaattgCAGATTTAAGATCTGCTTTGAAACATTCTGTTGGTGTTGTGCAATTGGATGAAATGAGGAAAAATCTAGAGAAAAGTGAAAGACAAAGACAGCAATTGTCTGATCATATTGAA GTTTTAACTAAAGATTTAGAGAAGAAGGATCAATCTCAAGCTAGATTATTAAATCAATTACATGAAACACAGCGGACTGTTCAAGATACTGAACGAGATCGAGAAAAATTATCTACCCAACTTGAAGATGCCCTCCTAAAGCTTCAAGACTATGGAAG AGATACAGAGAAGTATatgaatgaattgaaaaaagttGAACGTCTCCATGACGATGCCGAAAAAGAAAAAGATGAATTAAGAAATCAAGCCCAAGATACTTTTCGACA GTGGAAGGCAAAATgtaagaaattggaaaaagaaaaCGAAAGGCTGCATGACAATGTGGAACAACAAGTTTCTAAAAATGAAGAATTGGTCAAGGAAAATCAGACGACTAAATCACAAATGAATGCAG tttACCAACAAAATGAAGCTTTGAGGAAGGAAATGGATGATTTAATT TCAAAACGAGCTGATTTGGAAGAGAGGTTGCAACGCAGAGACACTGAGATCTCAAAATCTGATGACGAAATGagagaaatgaataaaaaaatagaagaaTCGAATCAAATCATTGCAAGTTTAGAAGATGAAGTTAGACAAAGAAATGATAG AATCGCAGTTATAAAAGAAGATCTTCGAAGATCACAAGAAGAAACTAAAGCTATTCAGTCTTTATATGAAACTCTCAAATCACAAACTACTAATATGCAG AAAGAAATTCGTGAACTCAGTATTCAAAAAGCTGAACTTACATCAAAGTTAGATGCTGAAAATACAAACAGAAGAACTTGCCAGAAACGAACAGAAGAAGCAGAAAAACAAATGGAAGCAATGAGATTGGAATTGAGCGCACTTCATAAACAACTTGATATT GAAAGAGAAACTCACAAAAAAGAAATCAGCAAGTTACGAGCCCAAATGCATCATAATGAATCTTTGAATGCGGATAATATGCAGAAACTGAACAAGAAGATAAGTGATGAGAGAGATTTTCTAGAAAGAGAAATACATGGGATTAAT GTGGAAGCAAATGAGAGCAAAGCCGCTCGAAGAGACGCAGAAAGAAAAATGTTGAGATCTCAAGAGGAATTACAAACATGtatgaagaaaaatatcacattacagaatgaaattgataaatttcgagaaaaatatGTGAATGCTAAAACACGATTTGAAGATAAA AATGAAGAAGTTTCAAAAACATCAGCTGAACTTCGAAAGTTAGAAGATGATTTGATATTTGCGAGAGATCGTGTTAAAAAAATGGAACAAGATTTAGAAGCAGTACAG aCTGCTTTGACACAAGATATTGAAGACCTATCATCAGCATTACATCAAGATGATACCGCTCTATTATTAAGACGTTCAATGAATGATTCTGATGGAATTTGTTCACTCAATGATGTTCATACTTGGTTGTCTTCGATGAGG CATAAAATTGGTGTAATAAAGAAGGAGATATATGATAGAGAAAACGAAAGAGAAAAATTGATGGAAAATATCAATGTCAGCAAAACACAG ATGAAAGAAGTTTGTAGAACAATGGAAGATGACAGAAGAATGTTGATGGCAGAAGCAACTGAACAAAATAAACTTGTTGATGTTTTAAGCCGAGAAAAAACAT CTCTTCTTCTTGAGAATAAAGAAGCTCGCAGAATTGTTCAAGAATTAGAGGATCGTGTTTCTAATCTCACAATTGATGTTGAAACg AGTAAAGCTCGTGCACAAGAATTCATTGTTCGTGAACCACCAGTCAAATTATCAAATTCTAGAGATTCTAAG GAGTCCATGAAGGAAAGAGAAAGAATACAAGAAAGATATGCAAA GTACAAAAACACAATAGAATCCTTACAAAATGAGTTACGATCATCTGGAGATAACAACAATAATATAAGTATGAATGATACGAATCTCAGTTCATCTTCTTTCCGACTTGGTGGTACCTCAGCTCCGTCCCCAATCAGAAGAGTAACGATAGCAGATGCTCCACCTACTATCCATGG CTATTCATCTTACTCAAGACCATTGAGTTCGTCACCAAAACAAGTTCCAGTAAAAGACAGAAGTTGA
- the LOC120325954 gene encoding WD repeat domain-containing protein 83-like, which yields MAQNVATKIFSSIDCGQGAVRAVRYNADGNYCITCGSDKTIKLWNPNKELLIKKYTGHGSDVLDACGSCDNAQLASGGSDKTVIYWDVGSGQIMRRYRGHVGKVNCVQFNEESTTILSGSVDSSIRAWDCRSRKPTPYQIMDEAKDSITSLQVNDHEILSSSVDGKVRRYDIRTGKMFSDFIGSAITYAVYTKDSQCVLASSHDHTIRLLDVDSGEMLGEYTGHKNSKYMIECGLNAKDDHVISGSEDGFIYIWDLIEAKIQHKIKLKENRVVHSISHHPEEVSLLAAMDNSIIVIRSEEFEPKDKT from the exons ATGGCGCAGAATgttgcaacaaaaatattttcgagtattgaTTGCGGACAAGGAGCAGTCCGGGCTGTGAGGTATAATG CTGATGGAAATTACTGTATAACATGTGGAAGTGACAAGACCATTAAATTATGGAATCCTAACAAAGAATTATTAATAAAGAAATACACTGGTCATGGTTCAGATGTTTTAGATGCATGTGGATCATGTGACAATGCACAACTTGCATCTGGTGGTAGTGATAAAACTGTTATATACTGGGATGTTGGAAGTGGTCAG ATTATGCGACGATACAGAGGGCATGTCGGAAAAGTGAATTGTGTTCAATTTAATGAAGAGTCGACCACTATACTTTCTGGTTCTGTAGATTCTTCAATTCGAGCGTGGGATTGTAGATCACGCAAACCAACTCCTTACCAAATTATGGATGAAGCAAAAGACAGCATTACATCTTTACAG GTCAATGATCATGAAATTCTCTCAAGTTCTGTCGATGGCAAAGTTCGAAGATATGATATAAGAACTGGAAAAATGTTTTCTGATTTCATCGGATCAGCTATTACTTATGCTGTTTACACTAAAGATTCTCAATGTGTTTTAGCATCAAGTCATGACCACACAATCAGATTGTTGGATGTTGATTCGGGAGAAATGTTAG GAGAATATACTGGacataaaaatagcaaatacATGATAGAATGCGGATTGAATGCTAAAGACGATCATGTGATCAGCGGATCTGAAGATGGATTCATTTATATTTGGGATTTGATTGAAGCGAAAATTCAAcacaaaataaagttaaaagaAAACAGAGTAGTACATTCAATCAGCCATCATCCTGAAGAAGTCAGCCTTCTTGCTGCAATGGATAATTCAATAATTGTAATAAGAAGTGAAGAGTTTGAACCGAAGGATAAAACATAA